In Pseudomonas sp. FP1742, the DNA window TTTTCTACCGATGATGCCCAGGGCCGGCTGGTGCTGGCCCGACCTGGCAGTGGGGGCCGGGCCAGCGATGCGCTGGAGTTGGGCAAGAATATTCTGTCGGCCAACGCGCCGATGGATTACAGCCAGGTGTTCTCCGAATACCGGGTCATCGGCCAGCACAAGGGCACGGACAAGAAGAGCGGGGCGGCAGTCAGCGAAGTTGAATCGGTGTCCGCCGACCTGAGCTACAAGCGTCGGCGGGTCACGGTGATCAACGAAGGCATGCAGATCAATCCCGATCTCGCCTTGCAACGGGCCAACTGGGAAAGCGCCACCCGCGTGGGCAAGGCCAGAACCACCACCTATCAAGTGCAGGGCTGGCGGCAATCCAACGGCGATCTGTGGCGGCATAACACGCTGGTGCGGGTCAAGGATCCGGTGCTGGGGTTCGATGACGACATGCTGATTTCCAAAGTGACCTACTCGCTGTCGGCGCAAGGTTCGATCACCACCCTGCAAGTCGCACCGCCGCATACCTTCGACGCCAATCCCGAGCCTGCCAAGAAAACCTGAGCCTTGCACCGAACCCTGTGGGAGCGGGCTTGCTCGCGAATGCGGTTGATCATTCATCACTGAAGTCGACTGGCCCACCGCTTTCGCGAGCAAGCCCGCTCCCACAGTTGATCGTGTCCGGGCCAATTCTCTGAAGGAAAACCCAATGAGCCTACTGACACGCCTCCTGGCGCGCGGCACTGTCGTGCTCGCCAACTCGGCCACCAAGCTTCAATCGCTGCAAATGCGCCTCACCGCCGGCGAAGTGAACGACGACATGGAGCACTTCGAACCCTACGGTTTCACCAGCAACCCACTGGCCGGCGCCGAAGGTGTCGCCACGTTTCTGGGCGGTGATCGCTCCCACGCCATCGTGCTGGTGGTCGCCGATCGTCGCTACCGCCTGCAGTCCCTGGCTGCTGGCGAAGTGGCGATCTATACCGACGAAGGCGACAAGATCCACTTCAAGCGCGGGCGGATCATCGACATCGAAACCGCCACCCTGAACATCCGCGCCAGCAGCGCGGTGAACTTCGATACACCCGTGATCAATCAGACCGGAAAAATCGTCTCCACCGGCGATCAGGTTGCCGGCGGCATCAGCCAGATCAAACACGTGCATGGCGGAGTGCAAGCGGGCAACGGCCAGACCGGCGTACCGGCGGGAGGGCAGTGATGTTGATCAGCCAAAACCTCCACGCCGCACTGACCCGCTCGGTGCTGATCAGCCTGTTCACCTGGCGCCGCGCCGCCGATGACGATGCCCTCGACGATGAAGAGCGTTTCGGCTGGTGGGGCGACAGCTTTCCTACGGTGGCCGACGACCGCATCGGCTCGCGGCTGTGGCTGTTGCGCCGGGTCAAGCTGACCCGCCAGACCCAGATGGACGCCGAGTTCTATGCCCGTGAAGCCCTGCAATGGCTGATCGACGACGGCCACTGCAGCGCCATCGACATCATCAGCGAACGCCTCGACGCCCAGCGCCTGAACCTGCGCACGGTCCTGACCCTGGCTGATGGCGAACGCCTGGACATCAACCCTGATAACAGTTGGCAGGTGATCTATGCCGTTTGAAACCCCTTCGCTGCCGGTGCTGATCAAGCGCACCCAAAGCGACCTGGCCAGCGATTCGCTGCGCCAGTCCGATGCACAAGTGCTGGCCCGCACCCTCGGTGGCGCCGCCTATGGCCTGTATGGCTACCTGGACTGGATCGCCGAGCAGATCCTCCCGGACAAGGCCGATGAATCGACCCTGGAACGGATCGCCGCACTGCGCCTGAACCAGCCGCGTAAACCCGCGCAAGCGGCCAGCGGCAGCGTCAGCTTTACCGCCAGCGCCGGTGCCGTGCTGGACGTCGACACCCTGCTGCAATCGAGCGATGGTCGCACCTACAAAGTGACCGCCGCGCGCACCACCAGCAATGGCCTCAACACCACCACCATCGCCGCGCTCGAGGCCGGTAGCCTGGGTAACGCCGAGGCGGGCATGACGTTGATTCCGGTGCAACCGATTGCGGGAATCGTCGGCAATAGCTTTACCGTGCTGGCGCCGGGGCTCAACGGCGGTGTGGCGCGGGAAAGCCTGGAGTCATTGCGTGCACGGGTGATTCGCTCCTACCGCATCATCCCCCACGGCGGTTCGGCTCAGGACTATGAAACCTGGGCGCTGGAATGCCCTGGCGTGACCCGCGCCTGGTGCCGTGGCGGTTTGTTGGGGCCGGGCACGGTCAGCCTGTTCATCATGCGTGACGACGACCCGCAACCGGTGCCGAACGACGAACAACTGGCCGAAGTCCAGGCCTACATCGAGCCGCTGCGCCCGGTCACCGCCGAGGTGCATGTGCAACGGCCGGTTCAGGTACCGGTCGTCTATCACCTCAGCGTGAATCCCGACACCACGGCAGTCCGTGCGGCAGTCGAGGCGCAATTACGTGACCTGCATAACCGTGAAGCCGACCTCGGCCAGAAACTGTTGATCAGTCACATCCGTGAAGCCATCAGCAGCGCCAGTGGTGAATACGACCATTCACTCACCTCGCCTGTCGCCGATGTCCCCGCCAATCAAAGCGAATTGCTGACATTCGGAGGTTGCGTATGGGGGGCATAAGAACCGCCGCGCAATACCACGCCCAACTGCGCAGCCTGCTGCCCAGTGGGCCGGCCTGGGACCCTGAACAAGTTCCTGAGCTCGAAGAAGTGCTCGAAGGCGTCGCCCAGGAACTGGCCCGCCTCGACGCCCGCGCCGCCGACCTGCTCAACGAAATGGACCCGGCTGGGGTCAGCGAACTGGTGCCCGATTGGGAGCGGGTAATGAACCTTCCCGACCCATGCCTGGGCGCCACGCCGCTATTCGACGACCGCCGTCTCGCGGTACGCCGCCGCCTGCTCGCGGTCGGCAGCCAGGCCGTCGGCTACTACCTCGAAATCGCCAAAAGCCAGGGTTACCCGAACGCCACCATCACCGAACTGGAAGCCCCGCGCATGGGCCGCTCGCGTTTCGGTGCGGCCCACTGGGGCACTTGGGAGGCGCAGTTCATGTGGACGCTGAATACCGGTGGGCGATTGCTGTTGGGCCGGCGTTTTGGGGCGAGTTACTGGGGCGAGCGTTTCGGCGTGAATCCAGGCTCGGCGCTGGAGTGCCTGATCCATCGCAGCGCACCGGCACATACCAAGGTGCACATCAATTATGACTAGGGAATAGAGAGATGGATTATCCGAAAAGTGTGCCCAGCGCCGGGTTGGTGAATGGGAAGTTTGTGGATGAGAACCCGCTGACCGGGACGCCAGGGTCGTTGATTCCGGCGGAATGGGGGAATGGGGTGACGCAGGAGATTGTGAACGTCATCAAGGCTGGGGAATTGACTCCGGATGAGGCGAAAAGCGACCAGTTGCTGCAAGCGATTCAGACAGTCGCCGCCAAAGGCTGGAACCAGGACCTGGCATTGCCCCTAACGGCCTTGCCATTGCCGACAGTAGCGACCGTCGATGCCCGTTTGCCAGTGACCCCGGCCGCTGTTTCTACCGGCGGTGGCAAGGTTTCGATTCCGGCTGGTGTGTACATCAGTCTCGGTCAGGAAGTCGTGGCCGGGCAGTTGGGGCGCTCCCGTACATTTGTGACCACGGGCTGGAGCAGCCTGGATTTGTTGGCTAACGCGGGCTACTTCCTGAGAGCGCAAGTGATAGGGGGAGCGCTGACGTTCTATACGCAGCGAGGAACAATCTATGACGCTGCTCCCGAAGGATTGAAAGGTACTGTCAATGGTGGGGCTGGTGGAGGCTTTCAGTCTACGCCGCTGGATATTTGCATCGCCTGGATCGCGACCGGAGCCCCTGGT includes these proteins:
- a CDS encoding YmfQ family protein, giving the protein MGGIRTAAQYHAQLRSLLPSGPAWDPEQVPELEEVLEGVAQELARLDARAADLLNEMDPAGVSELVPDWERVMNLPDPCLGATPLFDDRRLAVRRRLLAVGSQAVGYYLEIAKSQGYPNATITELEAPRMGRSRFGAAHWGTWEAQFMWTLNTGGRLLLGRRFGASYWGERFGVNPGSALECLIHRSAPAHTKVHINYD
- a CDS encoding phage baseplate assembly protein; the protein is MSDMDNRVTLTVGGLEYGGWKSVEITADLERQFRTFKLNITWQWPGQTVDKRIQPGDACEVRIGQDLVLTGYVFKAPISYDGRQISLNIEGSSCTQDLVDCAATNRPNQWHEQSLLSIVEALAITYKVFVVSEIPETARLSSHTIVPGETVFQSIDRLLTLFRVFSTDDAQGRLVLARPGSGGRASDALELGKNILSANAPMDYSQVFSEYRVIGQHKGTDKKSGAAVSEVESVSADLSYKRRRVTVINEGMQINPDLALQRANWESATRVGKARTTTYQVQGWRQSNGDLWRHNTLVRVKDPVLGFDDDMLISKVTYSLSAQGSITTLQVAPPHTFDANPEPAKKT
- a CDS encoding baseplate J/gp47 family protein yields the protein MPFETPSLPVLIKRTQSDLASDSLRQSDAQVLARTLGGAAYGLYGYLDWIAEQILPDKADESTLERIAALRLNQPRKPAQAASGSVSFTASAGAVLDVDTLLQSSDGRTYKVTAARTTSNGLNTTTIAALEAGSLGNAEAGMTLIPVQPIAGIVGNSFTVLAPGLNGGVARESLESLRARVIRSYRIIPHGGSAQDYETWALECPGVTRAWCRGGLLGPGTVSLFIMRDDDPQPVPNDEQLAEVQAYIEPLRPVTAEVHVQRPVQVPVVYHLSVNPDTTAVRAAVEAQLRDLHNREADLGQKLLISHIREAISSASGEYDHSLTSPVADVPANQSELLTFGGCVWGA
- a CDS encoding phage tail protein — translated: MDYPKSVPSAGLVNGKFVDENPLTGTPGSLIPAEWGNGVTQEIVNVIKAGELTPDEAKSDQLLQAIQTVAAKGWNQDLALPLTALPLPTVATVDARLPVTPAAVSTGGGKVSIPAGVYISLGQEVVAGQLGRSRTFVTTGWSSLDLLANAGYFLRAQVIGGALTFYTQRGTIYDAAPEGLKGTVNGGAGGGFQSTPLDICIAWIATGAPGTTPTIRQMYNRNRLSWTQTVNGSGVVYLPLDPHARAARLVVGNPTPHPTAITSVSFAPGGWQGGNYCYLNPTVNYSNNWDGWGTAGASVGIFTSNVVNDTTVSSLTASFDHSELRSLWQVYQAEHTYGASNASSDELLFGMGLKAFSQADYANGIAINFAAAVNVLVSWELIR
- a CDS encoding phage GP46 family protein; amino-acid sequence: MLISQNLHAALTRSVLISLFTWRRAADDDALDDEERFGWWGDSFPTVADDRIGSRLWLLRRVKLTRQTQMDAEFYAREALQWLIDDGHCSAIDIISERLDAQRLNLRTVLTLADGERLDINPDNSWQVIYAV
- a CDS encoding phage baseplate assembly protein V is translated as MSLLTRLLARGTVVLANSATKLQSLQMRLTAGEVNDDMEHFEPYGFTSNPLAGAEGVATFLGGDRSHAIVLVVADRRYRLQSLAAGEVAIYTDEGDKIHFKRGRIIDIETATLNIRASSAVNFDTPVINQTGKIVSTGDQVAGGISQIKHVHGGVQAGNGQTGVPAGGQ